The Blautia luti nucleotide sequence GTGAAAGGCATGGGCTCAACCTGTGGACTGCATTGGAAACTGCCATACTTGAGTGCCGGAGGGGTAAGCGGAATTCCTAGTGTAGCGGTGAAATGCGTAGATATTAGGAGGAACACCAGTGGCGAAGGCGGCTTACTGGACGGTAACTGACGTTGAGGCTCGAAAGCGTGGGGAGCAAACAGGATTAGATACCCTGGTAGTCCACGCCGTAAACGATGAATACTAGGTGTCGGGGAGCATGGCTCTTCGGTGCCGTCGCAAACGCAGTAAGTATTCCACCTGGGGAGTACGTTCGCAAGAATGAAACTCAAAGGAATTGACGGGGACCCGCACAAGCGGTGGAGCATGTGGTTTAATTCGAAGCAACGCGAAGAACCTTACCAAATCTTGACATCCCTCTGACCGGTCTTTAATCGGACCTTTCCTTCGGGACAGGGGAGACAGGTGGTGCATGGTTGTCGTCAGCTCGTGTCGTGAGATGTTGGGTTAAGTCCCGCAACGAGCGCAACCCCTATCCTCAGTAGCCAGCATTTAAGGTGGGCACTCTGGGGAGACTGCCAGGGATAACCTGGAGGAAGGCGGGGATGACGTCAAATCATCATGCCCCTTATGATTTGGGCTACACACGTGCTACAATGGCGTAAACAAAGGGAAGCGAGAGGGTGACCTGGAGCAAATCCCAAAAATAACGTCCCAGTTCGGACTGTAGTCTGCAACCCGACTACACGAAGCTGGAATCGCTAGTAATCGCGGATCAGAATGCCGCGGTGAATACGTTCCCGGGTCTTGTACACACCGCCCGTCACACCATGGGAGTCAGTAACGCCCGAAGTCAGTGACCTAACCGAAAGGGAGGAGCTGCCGAAGGCGGGACCGATGACTGGGGTGAAGTCGTAACAAGGTAGCCGTATCGGAAGGTGCGGCTGGATCACCTCCTTTCTAAGGTAAGATAAGTAGAGAAGTGAATGTGTTTTACTGTTGAGTTATCAAGGAAAGATTTAAATAAAGCTTCTGGTGCCGATGCGGTTGGGGGAAACACCCGTTCCCATCCCGAACACGACGGTTAAGACCCAATCGGCCGATGGTACTGCACTGGAGACGGTGTGGGAGAGCAGGTGGGCGCCAGATCAAAAAAAGAAAAACTGAATTTACCAGTGATGAGAGATTTTAAATGAATATTTAAAGTTTCTGATGACTGATAAAAGATCAGTCAGATATGTACCTTGAAAACTGCATACATGAAATTTGATTAAAGTTAATCAAATATCCTTGATACAAAACGTTAAGAGATATGAGAGTATCTCATAAAACGCAAGATAGGAAAAGACATCGATATTAATTGTTATCAACAGTAACAAAAACATATCAAACAATGAGAATCAAACGACCGCATCACCTACGCTAGGGTGATGAAGCGAAAGGTCAAGCAATAAGGGCACAGGGCGGATGCCTTGGCACTAAGAGCCGATGAAAGACGTGATAAGCTGCGATAAGCTTCGGGGAGGAGCAAATATCCCGTGATCCGGAGATGTCTGAATGGGGAAACCCACATGAGCAAACCTCATGTATCCTACAGCCAATACATAACTGTAGGAAGGGAACCCGGGGAACTGAAACATCTAAGTACCCGGAGGAAAAGAAAGAAAACTCGATTCCGTAAGTAGCGGCGAGCGAACGCGGAGGAGCCTAAACCGGAATGCGTGCATTCCGGGGTTACGGACTGCATTTAAGATTCTTTGAAGCTAACAGAACGGTTTTGGGAAAGCCGGCCAGAGAGGGTGAAAGCCCCGTACGTGAAAGCTGATGAGACTGAGCAGGATCCAGAGTACCACGAGACACGTGGAACCTTGTGGGAAATCAGGGGGACCACCCCCTAAGGCTAAATACTACTTAGTGACCGATAGCGCATAGTACTGTGAAGGAAAGGTGAAAAGGACCCCGGGAGGGGAGTGAAAGAGAACCTGAAACCCTGTGTCTACAAGCTGTGGAAGCACTTTATATGTGCAACCGCGTACTTTTTGTAGAACGGTCCGGCGAGTTACGCTTACTGGCAAGGTTAAGCACTTCAGGTGCGGAGCCGTAGGGAAACCAAGTCTTAAGAGGGCCAGAGTCAGTAGGAGTAGACCCGAAACCGGGTGATCTATCCATGTCCAGGTTGAAGCTGCCGTAAGAGGTAGTGGAGGACCGAACCCACATCCGTTGAAAAGGGTGGGGATGAGGTGTGGATAGGGGAGAAATTCCAATCGAACCCGGAGATAGCTGGTTCTCCTCGAAATAGCTTTAGGGCTAGCCTCGATACAGATTTGCGGAGGTAGAGCACTGAATTTCCTAGGGGGCGTCAAAGCCTACCGAAGAATATCAAACTCCGAATGCCGCGTAATCGATTATCGGGAGTCAGACTGCACGAGATAAGTTGGGCGGTCAAAAGGGAAAGAGCCCAGACCTTCAGTTAAGGTCCCAAAGTGTGCGTTAAGTGGAAAAGGATGTGGGATTTCGAAGACAACCAGGATGTTGGCTCAGAAGCAGCCATCCATTCAAAGAGTGCGTAATAGCTCACTGGTCGAGAGGTCCTGCGCCGAAAATGTCCGGGGCTGAAACGCGCCACCGAAACTAAGGAACCGAAAGGTTGGTAGAGGAGCATTGCATGCGGGAAGAAGCAGTACCGAAAGGAGCTGTGGACTGCATGGAAGAGAGAATGCCGGAATGAGTAGCGAGATAGAGGTGGGAATCCTCTAGGCCGAATATCCAAGGTTTCCAGAGTAAAGCTGATCTGCTCTGGGTAAGTCGGGGCCTAAGGCGAGGACGAGAGTCGTAGCCGATGGACAACAGGTGGAGATTCCTGTACTGCGGTATGACAGAACTGTGGGGACACGTAAGGAAAGCGGAAGCCGGGGATGGATTGTCCCGGTGCAAGCGGGGTACCAGCCACTTTGGCAAATCCGGGTGGCAATGGGAAGCCGTGATGCGGAGCGAAATAAAGTAACGAAGTCCGTGAGCCATGCGTCAAGAAAAGCCGCTATTGTTTATACCGTACCCGTACCGTAAACCGACACAGGTGGATGAGGAGAGAATCCTAAGGCCGGCGGAAGAAGCATTGTCAAGGAACTCGGCAAAATGGCCCCGTAACTTAGGGATAAGGGGTGCCTCAGAAATGAGGCCGCAGAGAATAGGCTCAAGCAACTGTTTAGCAAAAACACAGGTCTATGCGAAACCGAAAGGTGAGGTATATGGGCTGACGCCTGCCCGGTGCTGGAAGGTTAAGAGGAGAGGTTAGCGCAAGCGAAGCTTTGAATTTAAGCCCCAGTAAACGGCGGCCGTAACTATAACGGTCCTAAGGTAGCGAAATTCCTTGTCGGGTAAGTTCCGACCCGCACGAAAGGCGTAATGATTTGAGCGCTGTCTCGACAATGCATCCGGTGAAATTGAAGTACCAGTGAAGATGCTGGTTACCTGCGCCAGGACGGAAAGACCCCATGGAGCTTTACTCCAGTTTGGTACTGGGACTCGGTATTGCATGTACAGGATAGGTGGGAGGCTAGGAGATAGTAACGCCAGTTATTATGGAGCCGCTGTTGGGATACCACCCTTGCAGTATTGGGTTTCTAACCAGCCGCCGTGACCCGGCGGTGGGACAATGCCAGACGGGGAGTTTGACTGGGGCGGTCGCCTCCGAAAGGGTATCGGAGGCGCCCAAAGGTTCCCTCAGAATGGACGGAAACCATTCGAAGAGTGCAAAGGCAGAAGGGAGCTTGACTGCGACACCGACGGGTGGAGCAGGTACGAAAGTAGGGCTTAGTGATCCGGTGGTATTAAGTGGGAATGCCATCGCTCAACGGATAAAAGCTACCCTGGGGATAACAGGCTTATCACTCCCAAGAGTTCACATCGACGGAGTGGTTTGGCACCTCGATGTCGGCTCATCGCATCCTGGGGCTGTAGTAGGTCCCAAGGGTTGGGCTGTTCGCCCATTAAAGCGGTACGCGAGCTGGGTTCAGAACGTCGTGAGACAGTTCGGTCCCTATCCGGCGTGGGCGTAGGATATCTGAGAGGAGCTGTCCTTAGTACGAGAGGACCGGGATGGACGGGCCGCTGGTGCATCGGTTAGACTGCCAAGTCTACGGCCGAGTAGCCAAGCCCGGAAGGGATAAACGCTGAAGGCATCTAAGCGTGAAGCCCCCCTTAAGATGAGATATCCCATTCGAAAGAAGTAAACCCCCTTGAAGACGACGAGGTAGATAGGGCAGAGGTGGAAGTGCAGTAATGCATGGAGCTGACTGTTACTAATCGGGTGAGGGCTTGACCAAGAATCGCAGGAAGTAATGAATCTCAAGGAAATGTCAACATGTATGTAGTTTTGAAGGTGCAAAACCTTTAATGGCCCAGTGGCTCAGTTGGTTAGAGCGTCGCCCTGTCACGGCGAAGGTCGAGAGTTCGAGTCTCTTCTGGGTCGTTAATAGCGGAAACTTCCGGGGAAACAGATAAAAATAACAGCGTGGTACTTATAAAAAGAGTATCGCGCTGTTTTTGAATGCAGCAACCATAATTCGACAATCTGCTTAATTTTTTGGGTTGAAAAAATGCCTCAAAATGCATTAATATATGAATATGACAGAAACTGGAGAAAAAATGATACATGTCTGAAAGCAGACGGAGCAGATCAGGCGAAACCGTTTTTTGAAAATAAAGATGAGCAGGAAGCATTCATACAGCGGCACCCCAAGAAGCAGATCAGAGAAATCCGTTTGAAAGAGGGGGAAACACTGAGAGCTTATCTGGGAATTGACTCAGGAAGTACAACCACCAAATTTGTGCTGATGAATGAAGAGGAAGAAATATCTGCTTGAACTTATGCAATAATATAGGTATAATAGGAACATTATGGGGTGTTTAGAAGCTCCAGGTCAAAAACTCTTATGGCAGCTTGAAAAAAGTTTGTGACCAAATAGATTTTTTGATAAAAAATAAGCTTCAAAAGTGCCTGCGGTTTTGTACACTTTTGAAGCCTGTTCAAAGATAATAACTGCATACTCAACCTCAAATTATATAGATGTTTTTTGCGAGTGTGCACAAAATCGAAAGGATAAAGATGAGAAAGTTAGCATTAAGTGATGAAATTTTAATGAAAGTTGACAAGGCCGCCCGCTATATTGGTGGTGAAGTTAACTCTATAATGAAAGATAAGAACAACGTAGATATCCGATTTGCCATGTGCTTCCCGGATGTCTATGAAATCGGTATGTCCAACCTCGGCATGATGATCCTCTATAATATGTTCAACGAACGCGAGGATGTCTGGGCGGAGCGTGTGTTTTCCCCGTGGCTGGATCTGGATAAGATCATGCGTGAGAAAAATATTCCACTCTTTGCACTGGAATCTCAGGAACCTGTTAAGGATTTTGATTTTCTGGGAATTACTCTTGGATATGAGATGTGCTATACAAATGTACTTCAGGTTCTGGATCTGAGCCATATTTCACTTCTGGCAAAAGATCGTGAAGAGGATGACCCGATCGTGATTGGCGGTGGTGCATGTGCCTATAACCCGGAACCGATTGCAGAATTCTTTGATATGTTTTATATCGGTGAGGGGGAAACCGTTTATGATGCTTTATTTGACGCATATAAGGCCAATAAGTCAGCAGGTGGCTCCAGAGCAGACTTCCTGTATGCAGCTTCCCAGATTCCTGGAATCTATGTTCCTTCTTTATATAATGTAACTTATAAAGAAGATGGAACTGTCGAATCCTTTACCCCTGTCAGAGACGGAGTACCGCAGAAGGTATGTAAACAGCTGATTACTGATATCAACAAAGAATACCGCGCTATCAAAGCTCCGGTAGTACCTTTTATCAAAGCTACTCAGGACCGTGTCACTCTGGAAATTCAGCGTGGATGTATCCGCGGATGCCGATTTTGTCAGGCAGGTATGATCTACCGTCCGACCAGAGAACGTGATGTAGAAACTTTAAAGGCAAGCGCCAGAGAAATGCTTCAGAATACCGGTCATGAGGAGATTTCCTTAAGTTCCTTAAGTTCCAGTGACTATTCTGAACTGAAAGAACTGGTAAACTTCTTAATCGAAGAATTCCACGGAAACGCTGTCAATATCTCCCTGCCGTCTCTTCGTATCGACGCTTTCGCTCTGGATGTTATGAGCAAAGTACAGGATATCAAGAAGAGCAGCCTGACATTCGCACCGGAAGCAGGTTCCCAGCGTCTGCGTAACGTTATCAACAAAGGTCTGACAGAAGAGAACATTCTTCACGGTGCAGGAGAAGCATTCAAGGGTGGATGGAATCAGGTAAAACTCTACTTCATGCTCGGACTTCCGACGGAAACAGAGGATGATATGAAGGGTATCGCTCATCTTGCTCAGAAGATCGCAGAAACCTATTATGAAGAAGTGCCGAAAGAAAAACGTAACGGCAAAGTTCAGGTCAACGTAAGTACCTCTTTCTTTGTACCGAAACCATTTACCCCATTCCAGTGGGCCGGCATGTACAGAGAAGAAGATTTCGTAGAGAAGGCCAAAGTTGTAAAAAGCGAAATCCGCGCACAGGTAAACCAGAGAAGTATCCGTTACAGCTGGCATGAGCCGGATGTCACAATCCTTGAAGGCTTCCTTGCAAGAGGTGACCGCCGCTGCTCAAAAGTTATCCTCAGAGCATATAAGAAAGGCGCAATCTACGATGCCTGGTCCGAAAGCTTTGACTATAATATATGGAAAGAATCTTTCGCAGAAACCAATACAGACATTGATTTCTACACACTCCGCGAACGTTCCACAGATGAAATCCTCCCATGGGATTTTATTGATGCAGGAGTGACCAAGAAGTTCCTGATCCATGAATGGGAGCAGGCAAAGAAAGAAACCGTAACACCAAACTGCCGTCAGAAATGTTCCGGCTGCGGTGCTATGCGTTATGGCGGAGGTGTATGTTATGAAAGTAAGAATTAAATTCAGCAAAGAGGGTCCGATCAAATTTGTCGGACATCTGGATACCATGCGTTATTTCCAGAAAGCAATCCGAAGAGCAAATCTCCCGGTAGCTTTTTCCGGCGGTTACAGTCCACATATGATCATGTCCTTTGCAGCACCGCTTGGTGTAGGCACGGAAAGTCTGGGAGAGTACTTCGACCTGGAGCTTACAGAGACCGTTCCTACTGATGAAATCACTCGCCGCCTGGAAGCAACTATGGTAGAGGGTGTTCGTGTCATCAGCGCCCGTCAGGTAGAAGATGGAAAAGCAGGCAAAGCAATGTCCCTGGTGGCTGCCGCTGATTACTATGTAGAATTTCGCCCCGGAAAAGAACCGGAAATCTCCTGGAAAGATAAGATCAATGATTTCCTGGCACAGCCGGAGATCAAAGTAATGAAGAAAACCAAGCGAAGCGAAAAAGAAATCGATATCCGCCCGTTTATCTATAAAATGGAACTTCAGGGAGATAAAATCTTCCTGATGCTTGCTTCCGCAAGTGCCAATTACACAAAACCGGAACTGGTAACAGACACATTCTTCTCATGGCTCGGCGTAGAACTTCCTGAGTTTGCTTATTCCATCAAACGTCTGGAAGTATATGCTGACAAAGGAACAGAAGAAGAACATAAATTTGTAACTCTGGAAGCGTTAGGTGAAGAAGTTGAGTAAACTGGTCATTACCCAAATGGATATCCGACAGGTACCCTGTTATGTATGTGCATATGAAGAAGACGGGAAAGTAATGGAACTTCGTATGGAGCCCATAGGCGGAAAATCTTCTCTTGGCAATATCTATGTGGGACAGGTTGAAAATGTGGCTGCCAACATCGGCGCTGCATTTGTCCAGATTTCTGCAAACGAGAAATGCTATCTGCAGCTTTCCGATGTTCCAAATGCGATCTATGCTTCTGTAAAAAAAGGCGACCGCCCGTTAAAAGCAGGAGATGAGATTCTTGTGCAGATCAGCCGTGATGCAATGAAGGGAAAGCTTCCGGCAGTAACCACAAATCTGAACTTTACAGGCAAATATCTTGTGCTTACAACCGGAGATAAGAAATTCGGATTATCTTCCAAACTTTCCAATGATGATCGAAGTCGTCTCAGCAAATGGATGGAAGAGGAAATCAACCGCCCGGATAAAGAATTCGGGATCATTGTTCGTACAAATGCGGCAGATGCTTCAAAAGAAGAAATCCTGAAAGAACTGAAATATCTGAAAGGCTTATATCATAAAGCCGCTGTAGACGGCAGATCACGCACCTGTTTCAGCTGCGTATACAGAACAGAGCCTTTTTATATTTCCGCAGTCCGCGACGCCAACAGCCGAAACCTGGAAGAGATCATGACAGATATTCCGGAAATTTCTCAGCAGATTTCTGATTACCTTACCAGTAACAGCCCGGAGGAAAAAGAGAAACTTCGTTTCTATGACGATAAACTTCTCCCACTTTACAAACTCCACCGGCTGGAATCTGCACTGGAAGAGATCCAGCATGAGAAAGTTTGGTTAAACAGTGGCGGCTTTCTGGTGATCCAGCAGACAGAAGCATTCGTGTCTATCGATGTAAACAGCGGCAAGTTTACAGGCAAAAAGAAAATGCAGGAAACCTACCGTAAGATCAATCTGGAAGCAGCAAAAGAGATTGCCAGACAATTACGTCTCAGAAACCTGTCCGGAATTATCCTGATTGACTTTATCAATATGGAAAACCCGGATCATCAGGACGAGCTGTTCCATGTCCTGCAGAAATATCTTCGCAAAGATCCGGTAAAGGCAAAAGCAGTGGACATCACTCCACTGCATATCCTGGAACTTACCAGAAAGAAAGTGCGAAAACCTGTGATTGAGGAAATCAGAGAATTATAGTTTACCATAAAATAATTATGTAAACCAAACAAACATCTGCAATTCTCATCGATATTTTTCCGTAACTGAATAACTGCTCTGCAGTTTGTATTTTATCACAGATCCTGACGGATACCGGATTGAAATTGTACCTGTAAAATAAAAGAAAAAAAATCAAAGAAATTGAAAAAAACTTATTGACAAATCGAATTTTGTCCGCTATTATAAACTGGATGCCGCACAGAGAGGTACAAGCACCGAAAGGTCACCATATCTGGCGAGTAAAGATTATAGGAGGTGCCACAGATGTACGCAATTATTGCAACAGGTGGTAAACAGTACAAAGTTGCTGAAGGCGACGTAATCAGAGTTGAGAAACTCGGTGTTGAAGCTGGTGAAACCGTTACTTTTGATAATGTTATTGCAGTAAGCAATGACGGATTAAAAGCTGGTGAAGATGTGAAAGATGCCAGTGTTACCGCTACTGTAGTTGAGAACGGTAAAGCAAAGAAAGTTATCGTTTACAAATACAAGAGAAAAACTGGATATCACAAGAAAAACGGTCATAGACAGCAGTACACTAAAGTAAAAATCGAAAAGATTAACGGTTAATCTGGTGTCATTATGATTACAATTACAGTTAAGAAGAGAAATGGAAATTATCTGGAATTTGTTTCGAAAGGTCACGCCGGATATGCAGAAGAGGGACAGGATATTGTCTGCGCTGCTGTTTCTGTACTGGTGATTAATACTGTAAATTCTCTTGAAGCATTTACAGACGATCAGTTTGAAGTACAGGAAGATGACGGTTATGTATCTTTTCATTTCACGGCTCCGGTTACTGAGAGGGGAATACTTCTCATGGATTCGCTGGTTCTCGGATTAACAGAAATTGAACATAGTTATAACAATCGATATTTGACAGTAAAAGTCAAGGAGGTGTAACAACATGATGAAAATGAACCTTCAGTTATTCGCACATAAAAAAGGAGTTGGTTCTACAAAGAACGGTCGTGATTCCGAATCCAAGAGATTAGGTGCGAAGAGAGCAGACGGACAGTTTGTTAAAGCTGGAAATATTCTTTACAGACAGCGCGGAACTAAGATCCATGCTGGTGAGAACGTAGGTTGCGGTAAAGATTATACTTTATTTGCACTGAAAGATGGTGTCGTAAGATTTACCAGAAAAGGACGCGATAAGAAACAGGTTTCTATCGTTCCAGTAGAAGCAGAATAATCTGGTTAAGCGGAAGGCTTCAAATCTGACAGGGTTTGGAGCCTTTCTTTTAGATTAAAACAGTATTATAATAGAAGAAACTAAGAAATAAATAATCATAAGTAAAGGACAGAGGTGTGTCATATGTTTGCAGACAGAGCGAAAATCTATATCCGCTCCGGTAAAGGCGGCGACGGCCATGTAAGTTTCCGCAGAGAATTATATGTTCCGAATGGCGGACCTGACGGTGGCGACGGCGGCCGTGGAGGAGACGTGATATTTGAGGTAGATGAAGGCCAGAACACCCTTGGCGACTACCGACACAGAAGAAAATATAAAGCAGAAGATGGACAGGAAGGCGGCAAGAAACGCTGCCACGGTGCCGATGGAAAAGATGTTGTATTAAAAGTTCCGGAAGGAACAGTCATCATGGATGCAGAATCCGGCAAAGTAATCGCTGATATGTCCGGCGAAAACAAACGCCAGATCGTATTAAAAGGCGGACGAGGTGGCAAAGGAAACCAGCATTATGCAACTGCTACCATGCAGGTTCCGAAATACGCACAGCCGGGACAGCCTGCGCAGGAACTGGAAGTTCTTCTTGAACTGAAAGTGATCGCGGATGTCGGTCTGGTTGGGTTCCCGAATGTTGGAAAATCTACATTCCTTTCCCGTGTTACCAACGCGCAGCCAAAGATTGCCAATTATCACTTTACAACCCTGAGTCCGAATCTCGGTGTTGTAGATACTGAGAATGGTGGTTTCGTAATCGCTGATATTCCCGGACTGATTGAAGGTGCATCAGAGGGTGTAGGACTTGGACATGAGTTCCTCCGCCACATCGAACGTACCAGAGTCATCATCCATATCGTAGATGCAGCATCTACTGAGGGACGTGACCCAATCGATGATATTTATAAGATCAATAAAGAACTGGAAGCCTATAATCCGGAAATTGCCGCAAGACCACAGGTAATCGCAGCAAACAAGATTGACTGTATCTATACAGAAGACGGTGAAGAGAATCCGGTAGACAAACTTAAAGCAGAATTTGAGCCAAAAGGAATTCAGGTATATCCGATTTCCGCAGTCAGCGGTCAGGGTGTAAGAGAACTTTTATTCCATGTAAAAGAACTTCTTGATAACTGCCCACAGGAACCTGTAGTATTTGAACAGGAATTCTTCCCTGAAGATATGCTGATTGGAGAGAATCTTCCATATACAGTAGAGCAGCTCCCTGAAGATCCGACAATCTTTGTAGTCGAAGGACCGAAGATTGAAAAAATGCTCGGTTATACAAACCTTGATTCTGAGAAAGGTTTTGCATTCTTCCAGAAATTCCTGAAAGAGGGCGGTATCCTGGCAGAACTTGAGAAAGCCGGCATTCAGGAAGGTGATACTGTACGTATGTACGGATTTGACTTCGATTATTATAAATAGTGAAAATTAAATTAAACAACAAGGTATGAATCATACAAATCGTAAAGCGGACGCTCCTGCCCGCTTTACATAGCAGAGAATAATAGAGGAAAAAGAAATGACAAGTAAACAGAGAGCTTATTTAAAAGGCCTTGCAATGACAATGGACCCGATCCTGCAGCTTGGAAAGGGCGGACTTAC carries:
- a CDS encoding TIGR03960 family B12-binding radical SAM protein, encoding MRKLALSDEILMKVDKAARYIGGEVNSIMKDKNNVDIRFAMCFPDVYEIGMSNLGMMILYNMFNEREDVWAERVFSPWLDLDKIMREKNIPLFALESQEPVKDFDFLGITLGYEMCYTNVLQVLDLSHISLLAKDREEDDPIVIGGGACAYNPEPIAEFFDMFYIGEGETVYDALFDAYKANKSAGGSRADFLYAASQIPGIYVPSLYNVTYKEDGTVESFTPVRDGVPQKVCKQLITDINKEYRAIKAPVVPFIKATQDRVTLEIQRGCIRGCRFCQAGMIYRPTRERDVETLKASAREMLQNTGHEEISLSSLSSSDYSELKELVNFLIEEFHGNAVNISLPSLRIDAFALDVMSKVQDIKKSSLTFAPEAGSQRLRNVINKGLTEENILHGAGEAFKGGWNQVKLYFMLGLPTETEDDMKGIAHLAQKIAETYYEEVPKEKRNGKVQVNVSTSFFVPKPFTPFQWAGMYREEDFVEKAKVVKSEIRAQVNQRSIRYSWHEPDVTILEGFLARGDRRCSKVILRAYKKGAIYDAWSESFDYNIWKESFAETNTDIDFYTLRERSTDEILPWDFIDAGVTKKFLIHEWEQAKKETVTPNCRQKCSGCGAMRYGGGVCYESKN
- a CDS encoding TIGR03936 family radical SAM-associated protein, with product MKVRIKFSKEGPIKFVGHLDTMRYFQKAIRRANLPVAFSGGYSPHMIMSFAAPLGVGTESLGEYFDLELTETVPTDEITRRLEATMVEGVRVISARQVEDGKAGKAMSLVAAADYYVEFRPGKEPEISWKDKINDFLAQPEIKVMKKTKRSEKEIDIRPFIYKMELQGDKIFLMLASASANYTKPELVTDTFFSWLGVELPEFAYSIKRLEVYADKGTEEEHKFVTLEALGEEVE
- a CDS encoding ribonuclease E/G — its product is MKKLSKLVITQMDIRQVPCYVCAYEEDGKVMELRMEPIGGKSSLGNIYVGQVENVAANIGAAFVQISANEKCYLQLSDVPNAIYASVKKGDRPLKAGDEILVQISRDAMKGKLPAVTTNLNFTGKYLVLTTGDKKFGLSSKLSNDDRSRLSKWMEEEINRPDKEFGIIVRTNAADASKEEILKELKYLKGLYHKAAVDGRSRTCFSCVYRTEPFYISAVRDANSRNLEEIMTDIPEISQQISDYLTSNSPEEKEKLRFYDDKLLPLYKLHRLESALEEIQHEKVWLNSGGFLVIQQTEAFVSIDVNSGKFTGKKKMQETYRKINLEAAKEIARQLRLRNLSGIILIDFINMENPDHQDELFHVLQKYLRKDPVKAKAVDITPLHILELTRKKVRKPVIEEIREL
- the rplU gene encoding 50S ribosomal protein L21, which translates into the protein MYAIIATGGKQYKVAEGDVIRVEKLGVEAGETVTFDNVIAVSNDGLKAGEDVKDASVTATVVENGKAKKVIVYKYKRKTGYHKKNGHRQQYTKVKIEKING
- a CDS encoding ribosomal-processing cysteine protease Prp; amino-acid sequence: MITITVKKRNGNYLEFVSKGHAGYAEEGQDIVCAAVSVLVINTVNSLEAFTDDQFEVQEDDGYVSFHFTAPVTERGILLMDSLVLGLTEIEHSYNNRYLTVKVKEV
- the rpmA gene encoding 50S ribosomal protein L27, with the translated sequence MMKMNLQLFAHKKGVGSTKNGRDSESKRLGAKRADGQFVKAGNILYRQRGTKIHAGENVGCGKDYTLFALKDGVVRFTRKGRDKKQVSIVPVEAE
- the obgE gene encoding GTPase ObgE encodes the protein MFADRAKIYIRSGKGGDGHVSFRRELYVPNGGPDGGDGGRGGDVIFEVDEGQNTLGDYRHRRKYKAEDGQEGGKKRCHGADGKDVVLKVPEGTVIMDAESGKVIADMSGENKRQIVLKGGRGGKGNQHYATATMQVPKYAQPGQPAQELEVLLELKVIADVGLVGFPNVGKSTFLSRVTNAQPKIANYHFTTLSPNLGVVDTENGGFVIADIPGLIEGASEGVGLGHEFLRHIERTRVIIHIVDAASTEGRDPIDDIYKINKELEAYNPEIAARPQVIAANKIDCIYTEDGEENPVDKLKAEFEPKGIQVYPISAVSGQGVRELLFHVKELLDNCPQEPVVFEQEFFPEDMLIGENLPYTVEQLPEDPTIFVVEGPKIEKMLGYTNLDSEKGFAFFQKFLKEGGILAELEKAGIQEGDTVRMYGFDFDYYK